Part of the Sphingopyxis sp. 113P3 genome, GGAACAGCCAACCAAAGCCTTTGTCGATCGCACGTTGGAGGCTGTCGCGCGGCGCATCATGACGCTTGAGCAGTATCGCGGCGAGTGCGGGCGACAGCGTCAGCGAGTTCACCGCCGACAAGATGGTCGAGATCGCGACGGTGAGCGCGAACTGGCGATAAAATTCGCCCTGCAACCCGCCCAGAAAGGCTGTGGGAATGAAGACCGCGGCGAGAACCGAGGTGATCGCGATGATCGGGCCGGTGACCTCCGCCATCGCTTTACGCGCGGCCTCGCGCGGAGATTCGCCAAGCCCGATATGACGCTCGACATTCTCGACAACGACAATCGCGTCATCGACGACGATGCCGATCGAGAGCACCAGCCCGAACAGCGATAGCGTGTTCAGCGAAAACCGAACACATACATGACCGCCAATGTCCCGACCAACGAGACGGGCACCGCGACAAGCGGAATGATCGACGCGCGCCAGGTCTGGAGGAAGAGGATCACAACGAGGACGACGAGCAGGGTCGCCTCGATCAGCGTGACGATCACGCTTTCGATCGAAGCCTTGACAAAGATCGTCGGATCATAAGCGATGCGATGAACCAGCCCGTCGGGAAACTCGCCCGAGAGGCGGTCCATCGTCGCCCGGACCTCGGCCGCGGTGTCGAGCGCGTTGGCGCCGGGGCTTTGCAATATCTGCAGCGCGATCGCGGGTTCGCCGTCGAGCAGCGAACGCAGCGCATAATCATTGGCGCCCATTTCGATCCGGGCGACCTCACCGAGCCGGGTGAGCTGGCCGTCGGCACCAGTCTTGACGACAATCGCAGCAAATTCTTCCTCGGTCGCAAGGCGGCCCTTCACGTCGAGCGCGACCTGTTGCGCGGCGGCGGGGTTCGGCTGCCGCCCGACGCTGCCCGCGGCGACTTCGACATTCTGCGCGCGGATCGCGGCGACGATATCGCTCGCGGTCAACCCGCGCGAAGCGATCCGCGCCGGGTCGAGCCAGACGCGCATCGAATATTCACCGGCACCCCACACGACCACGTCGGCGATGCCGGGGATGCGCGCGATTTCGTCGCGGACCTGAAGCAGCGCATAGTTGGAGATGAAGAGCGGGTCATAGCGCTTCGATGGCGACAGAAGATGCACCACCATCAGCGCGTCGGGTGCAACCTTCTGTGTGGTGACGCCGAGCCGCTGCACCGTCTCGGGCAGTCGTGGCAGTGCGCGCGATACGCGGTTCTGGACCTGAACCTGCGCGATGTCGGGATCGATCCCTTGCGCGAAGGTGACCGTGAGCGTCATCCGGCCGTCGGTGGCGGCCTGGCTCGACATATAGAGCATGCCCTCGACGCCGTTGACCGCCTGTTCGATCGGACTGGCGACGGTTTCGGCGATAACCTCGGGCGAGGCGCCCGGATAGGCCGCGGCAACGGTCACCGTCGGCGGCGCGACCGCCGGATATTCGCTGAGCGGTAGCCGGAGGAGCGCGAGCAGCCCGGCAATCAGCAGGAGCACCGACAGCACGATCGCGAAGATCGGCCGGTCGATGAAGAAGCGGGGGAAGTTCATCGTGCCGGCTCCCGCTGGACGCTGGTTTTCTGCATGCCATTGCCGCGCGGCATCGAGACGATCCTGGGTTTGACCGCCATGCCGGGGCCAGCCAGCCCCTTGACGACGACGCGGTCGCCGGGCCGCAAGCCCGTCTCGACGACGCGCAGGCCATCGACGATGGGGCCGAGCGTCACGGGCCGATATTCGGTCATATTCTTTGCGCCCAGCACGAGGACAAAGCGCCGCCCCTGTTCGACACCGATCGCGATGTCGCTGACGAGGATCGCGGACCGGGCCTTGTCGGTCGCGACATCGACTTCGGCGAACAGGCCGGGCGCCAGACGGCCACCCGGATTGGGCAGGACCGCGCGCGCGCGGATCGTCCCCGTCGCACGGTCGAGACGGTTGCCGATGAAGTCCAGCCGCGCCATTCGGGTGCTGCCGTCTTCGAGGCGGACGCCGACCTTGGCCTCGGCGCCCTGACCGCGGCGGTCGGCGAGCGAGCGAAGATAGGTCGCCTCGTCGACGTCGAATTCGACGTGGAGCGGATCGACCGAGACGATGGTGGTGAGCGGCGTCGCCGTCTCGCCGCCGGCAACCAGATTGCCGCGGGTGACGAGAATCTGGCCGACCCGGCCCGCGATGGGCGCTTCGACGCCGGCATAGCGAAGGTCGAGCGCCGCGAGCCGTTCGGCCGCACGCGCCGACGCAACCTGCGCTTCACGTTCACGCAAGGTCGCGGTCGTCACGTCCGAACGCTCGCGCCCGGCGACACCTTCGGCGACGAGCCGTCGGGCGCGCACATCCTCGGCCTGCGCGAGTCCCAGCCGCGCCTCGGCTTCACGCGTCGCCGCGCGGGCTGCGGCGTGCCGCGCCGCGAAGGGCGCATTATCGAGGCGAAAAAGAATCTGCCCGCGCCGGACAATCTGCCCCTCGGGAACGCTGACGTCGGCAATATAGCCCGAGACGCGCGGTTTGAGTTCGACCGTCTCGACCGCAGTCAGGCGTCCGTTATAGGTGGAGCGCGGCACATGGTCCTGCACGACGACTGATGCCGCCAGAACCATCGGCGGCCCCGGCGCAGCGGCCTGCTCGCCGCCTTCCGGCCCGCGCACCCAAAGCACCACGAGCCCCGTCGCCAATATCGCGCCCAGCGCCGCGGCGACCCTCGATTTTCGCATCTCAACCTCCGAATCCGTGCTCGCCGATCCGGATGGATGGCGAGCTCATATTTCGGGGGTGCGGTTTTCCATCGTTGGAGGGTCAAGAGATTTTCTTCGTCGGCGTCGAATGCGCATGAACCCGTAGAAGACACCGCGCCTGTTGGTAGGCGGAGCTCTGCTGCAACAGTAATCCGGCGTGCGGCGACCGCGTTGGCCAAGGCTATGTCCCGCGAAGAATCAGGAAAAGCTCCTCCGCATACGGAAGGGCCAAATGATCCCGAGGCCAGGGCTAGTGCGTGCGGTTCGACGAACCCGCGGCATGGCGCCGGGCGGATTGTCCGCCGGACCTGCCGAAGCGCCGGGGTTCGCGCGGTTGGAGGCGCGGCATCGCATCCCCCTCTTCCGCCAGCCCCTCGATGATCGGGCAATCGGGCCTGTCGTCACCGTGGCAATGATTGGCCAGCGTCTCAAGCGTCCGCACCATGGCTTCGATCTCGGCCATTTTTTCCTTGAGCCGCTCGATATGTTCGAGCGCGAAAGCCTTGACGTCGGCGCTGGCGCGGCTTCGGTCGGACCAGAGACCCAGCAGCTCGCCGATTTGCTCCACGGTAAAGCCGAGATCGCGCGCGCGCCGAATGAAGCGCAGGCGGTGCACGTCGGCGTCGTCATAGTCGCGGTAACCCGAGTCCTGACGCGCAGCCTTGGGGATGAGACCCGTCTGTTCGTAATAGCGGATCATCTTTGGAGAGACGCCCGATATTTTCGCGGCGCGGCCGATGTTCATGCCGCCTCTCCTTCTTTTCCCTTGTCGGCGGCGATCACCGGCCGGAAGGTCTTCAACCTGAGTGCGTTGCTTAGCACGAAGACGCTCGACAGCGCCATCGCGCCGGCGGCGAACACCGGCGACAGCAACGTATCGTTCAGCGGATAGAGCGCCCCCGCGGCGACGGGAATCAGCGCCGCATTATAGCCGAATGCCCAGAAGAGATTCTGCTGGATGTTGCGGATCGTCGCCTTCGACAGCGCAATCGCGTTAACCACCCCGCGCAGGTCACCCGACATCAACACGACGTCAGCGGATTCGATCGCGACATCGGTGCCGGTGCCGATCGCCAAGCCGACATCGGCCTCGGCAAGCGCGGGGGCGTCGTTGATGCCGTCGCCGACGAACGCAACCTTGCGGCCGCCAGCACGCAGCCGGTTCATCGCATCGACCTTGCCGTCGGGAAGCACTTCGCCGACGACTTCGTCGATCCCCAGCGTGCGCGCGACGGCATCGGCCGTCGCCTGATTGTCGCCGGTGATCATCGCTACCTTGAGCCCGAGGGCGTGGAGTGCCCGGATCGCCTCGGGCGTCGTGTCCTTGACCGGATCGGCGACCGCGATCACCGCCGCGAGCTTGCCGTCGATCGCGGCATAGAGCGGCGACCGGCCCATCGCCCCGAGTTCACTGGCCTTGGCGGCAAAGGCTGAGACATCGTGCCCCAACCTGATCATGAAGCGGTCGGCACCGACCTGGACCTCACGGCCGCCGACCTTTGCCGATACGCCGTAACCGGGGATGGCTTCGAACGCCGCAGGCGATGGAACGTCAAGCCCCCGCGCGTTCGCGGCCGCCACGATGGCTTCGGCGATCGGATGCTCGGACTGGCTTTCGACGCTGGCGACCAGCGCCAGCACTTCATCGCGCCCGAAGCCCGCGGCCGGCTCAAGGTCGGTCAGTTCGGGGTGACCTTTGGTCAGCGTGCCGGTCTTGTCGAGCGCGATGACCGTCACGTCGCGCAGCGTCTGGAGCGCCTCGCCCTTGCGGAACAACACCCCCAGTTCGGCGGCGCGGCCGGTGCCGACCATGATCGAGGTCGGGGTCGCGAGCCCCATCGCGCATGGGCAGGCGATAATCAGCACCGCGACCGCATTCACCAAGGCGAAGGTCAGCGCCGGATCGGGGCCGAAGATGAGCCAGACGAGGAAGGTCAGTCCCGCGATCCCCATCACCGCGGGGACGAACCAGGCGGTGACCTTGTCGACCATTGCCTGGATCGGCAGCTTCGATCCCTGCGCCTGCTCGACCATGCGAATGATCTGCGCCAGCACCGTATCCCCGCCGACTTTGGTCGCACGGAAGGTGAAAGCGCCGGTCTTGTTGATCGTGCCGCCGACGACGCCCGCGCCCGCAGACTTGGCGACTGGAACCGGCTCACCGGTGATCATCGACTCGTCGACCCAGGAGCTCCCCTCGACAACCTCGCCATCGACCGGCACGCGTTCGCCCGGACGGACCTGGACGATATCGCCGGTCCGGACATCGGCGAGCGCGACTTCGAGCGCGGCACCATCGCGCACGACGCGCGCGGTCTTCGCCTGAAGCCCGACCAGCCGCTTGATCGCCTCCGACGTCCGTCCCTTCGCCTTGGCCTCGAGATAGCGGCCAAGCAGGATCAGCGCGACGATCACCGCCGCCGCTTCATAATAGATGTTGGCGGTGCCGGACGGCAGGACGCCGGGAGCAAAGGTCGCGACGAGCGAATAGCCCCAGGCGGCGCTCGTCCCCAAGGTGACGAGCGAGTTCATATCGGGGTTGCCGCGCAGGATCGCCGGGATACCCTTCTGGAAAAAGCGCAGCCCGGGCCCGAAGAGCACCAGTGTGGTGAGGACGAACTGGATCAGCCAGCTCGTCTGCATCCCGATCGTACCCATGACGAAATCATGGACAGCGGGAATGAGGTGCGAGCCCATCTCGAGGATGAACACCGGCAGTGCCAACACCGCCGCGAGAAACAGCGAACGGCGCAGGCTATCCAGTTCCTGCTCGCGCGCCGAAGCTTCCTGATCGGGCGATGCGCTGTCGCCCTCGACCCGGCGCGGTTCATAACCGGCGGCGCTGATCGCGGCCTCCAGATCTTCCAGCGACGCGATGCTGGCGCGATAGCGGATGCTGGCCTTTTCGGTCGCCAGATTGACGGTGGCGCTGCTGACGCCCGGCACTTTGGACAGTGCCTTTTCGACATGCCCCACGCACGAGGCGCAGGTCATCCCCGCGACGCCGATTTCCACATCGGCCTCGGGCACCTCGTAACCGGCGCGCTCGACCGCTTGCACGACGGCGCCGGGATCGGACGCCCCTGCGAATGTCACGTCGGCGCGGTTGGTCGCCAGATTGACGGCGACCCCGGTTACGCCCGGCAGCTTGCCGATCGCCTTTTCGACATGGCCGACACATGAGGCACAGGTCATGCCCGCGACGGCGAGACTCAGCCGTTCCGGCTCGGCAACAGGGCGGCCGCTTTTCCGCGGCAATTCGATAACATCGGACATGACAATTTCTCCGGATTTGCTCATTTGACCGGATTGTGCAGTTTCCAACGATGGGAAGGTCAAGGGGAGAAAAAAGGGCGCGCCGGGACTTGACCTTGCTACGATGGCAAGCCCCATCTTCGGACTTCAATCGAAGTTTGGAGATACTATGACGATCCGTTTCAATATCCCCGGGATGACCTGCGGCGGCTGCGCGCGCTCGATCACCAAGGCGATCCAGGGCATCGATACCGCAGCCAAGGTCGAAGCCGACATTCCCGAAAGGCGGGTCAGCGTCGAGACCAGCACGGATAGCGCATCGCTCATCGCGGCGATCCGCGAAGCCGGCTATGAAGCGCAGGCGGCATAGGAAGGGCGGGCCAAGAGACTGATCGACCTGGGGAAATAGAACCAGATCTGGTTCCAGTTCGCCTTTCGCCCAAGGTCTTGGCGGGTATATTCTCCTTCCCATTTTCTGGCTGGAGAATGAATTTGCGACATTCCGCTATCCTGTCACTCGGGTTGATCCTGTCCGCCTGCGGTCAAAGCGAGCCGCGCAGCACCCAGTATTTCGAGGCGAATATCGACGAGGCGCGAAAGGTGGTCGCCGACTGCCGGGCCGGCTCGACGCGCGGCGACGAATGCACGAACGCGGACGTCGCGGTGCAGACGGTCGAAGGCCGCGAGCGCTTCAAGCGGTTCGTAGGCAAGGATTAAGACAGGACACGATCGCCGCACCTAACCGTTGGCGATTGCGTGTCGGGCGCGCTTCGATATAGCGCCGGGATGACCGATGAACTGACCAGCATCGTCCTGCGCGCCGTCGAACGGGCTCCGCAATGGGTCCGCCGCGCCCTGGAATCGAAAGATCATGTCGCCCGCATTCAGGCCGAGGAATCGCTCGCCGCTATGATCGCCGACGCGCTGCGAAAGGCGGAAAGCACCCCTGACTAGCCCCGGCGATCACGCCGGGCGGCACTGCTCCTCAAGCTCGGCGATGCGCTCCGAGCAAATCGCGTGGACTGCGCGCCCCAGTTCCTCGACGCAGCCGCCGAGCCAAAGAAGCTCCTCCTCGGTGATGCGGTAATGCTTCGAGTAGCGCGCCTTAACATAGGCTTCCTTGAGCTTCTCGAAGCGCGCACGATCGGCGCGGGTCTCGCGCGGCCAGACGTTCACCAGCCGCATATCGATACGCTCGGCCTGCGTTCGTAAGAAACCAAGATTGTGAACGTACGGCGTGTAGAAAGTGCAGACTAGCAGAGCCCCATGATAGAGGCTCTCGGTGGCTTGGTGCAGCAAAAACGCTGCTTTTTTGTAACTCCGTCGGCCGACGTAAAACCTGTATCCTTCTAAAAACTCCGCCGCGCCCGGAATCCACTCTTCGAAATATTCCTTTGCCATCGCCAGCGCCTGCTCGGGCGTCTTCGGCTTCGGCTTGTGCAATTCCTTGTCGTCATATGCGTAGAGCGCGATTCCGTCCTTCGCGACGTCCATGAAGAAATAGCGCCCATGCGCGAGCCCGTCATTCACCTCCTGCAGCGTATGAACGATGAAGTTCACCGGCGTGTGCAGCGTTTTGTCGATCGCAAGCTCGCGGATGAGCCGGTCCTCGAGCTTCAGCCAGAAATCGACCCGCTCGGTCAGGCGCTTGTCGTTGACGATGATGAGGAGGTCGAAATCCGACCGATAGCCCTTGGCGGTATGCGGCTCGTCGACCCAGCCGCCGCGGGCATAGCTGCCGTAGAGGATCAGCTTGTCGATCCGGCCCTTCTTCTTCCAGCTCATCGTCGCCAGCGCGATCGCATCCTCGAATTCTTCGAAGATGATCGCCTTCACGCGCTCGAGCTCGCGCTGCTTGTTCGGCGGTAGATGATCGAGATCGGTTCGCATGGCTATTCTCACCCTGTAATTCCGCTCGCCCGATGGCAAGCGCTGTTGCAGTCAAATTTGCCGTCAACTTGCGGGCGGCACGCGAAAATCCCAGACGGGGATGCCGAACGCCCGCGCCTTGTCGACGAGATTGTCCTGGATGCCGGTGCCCGAGAAGACGACCAGCCCGGCGGGCATCGCGTCGATCATCCGGTCGTTGCGCTTGAACGGGGCCGCCTTCTTGTGGCGGTTCCAGTCGGGCCGGAAAGCGACCTGCGGCACGCGGCGGGTATCCGCCCAGCAGGCGGCGGCGCGCTCGGCCCCGGTGGGCGTTGCGCCATGCATCAGCACCATGTCGGGGTGGCGGGCATGGATACGATCGAGCGCGGCCCAGATATGCTGATGATCATTGCAGGCGGGACCGCCGCTGAAGGCGACGCGCGTGCCTTCGGGGATCAGCGCCGCGGCCTTTTCGCGGAGCCGCTTGTCGAGGAAATCGCGGCTGTCGATCATCGACGCAGTCAGCGTCTTATGCTGCGCGCGCGATCCGGTGCGCGGCATCCAGGCTTTGCGGACATGAAGGCGGAACTGCTCGGCGGCGCATTCGCGGAAGAACTCCATGGTGTCGCGGCGCTCGATCAGCGTGATGCCTTCGGCGATCTTGCGCTCGAGTTCGACCGAGCGGATTTCGCTGCCGTCCTGCTCGCGCTGCTGCTCGCGCTGCGCTTGCTCGTTGCGATCGAGATCGCGTTCGATCCGCTCGCCGGCACGGTGAAAGATATTGACGATGTTCCAGAGCAGGTCTTCAAGATCCGGCTCGATGCGCGTGTCGACGAGGCAGCCGGCCATCGCGTCGAAGATGTCGGCTACGGCGCCGCCGGCGAGGCGGTCGTCGGGAAGCGGCCTGCCATCGGGCTCGTCCTCATAGGGACGGTGACCGTAAAGCTGCATTTCCTGAAGAAGATAAGCGCTGGCGCCGGGTTCATGCGGCTCGCCGCGTTCGGGAAGGTCGGACAGGTCGGTCATGGCGTCTCTCGCATCTGGTGGCCGCGCCTCTCGCGGCCTTCGCGGCGACGCCTCCGCGGCGGCGGGTGCGGGTCCGCACCGCACGGGCGGAGCCCGGGCGGCCGAAGCGCAGCGAAGGATGGCGGGCGAAGGCTATTTTGCCTCGCGATGCAAAGGGGCAGAGCCCCGGCGGAAAATAGCCGCACGCCAGGCCATTGCGAGGCCCGCGCGCGCTGCCGCAGTCGCCCTCCAGCGAAGGCCGGAGGCGCGGGCTCTGCCGGGATGGGGCGAAGACCAACCTGTTCGCCCGGAGGATGGTGGCCCCGGTCAAGGGCGCGAGCCAGTGTATCTTTTCGGATGAAATATTGACTTTTGTTCAATAAAGGAACATATGGACCATGAAGGAGCCCGACATGGCAACGGCATTGGCAAAGACGATCGACCGGAAGGATCTTACCGGCCCGGCGCTGCGCACCTTTTTCAACATCGCCGAGGCGTGGAAGCTCAGCGAAAGCGAGCAGATGGCGGTCCTGGGGCTCGACAGCCGTTCGACGCTGCATAATTGGAAACGCGGCGAGGTCGCGGCGCTTTCGAAGGATGCGCTCGAGCGGATTTCCTATGTCATGGGCATCTACAAGGGCTTGCAGATCCTCGTGCCGCAGACCGCGGACGAATGGGTCCGCAAGCCGAACAAGGCGAAGAGCTTCGCTGGCAAGTCCGCCCTCGACCGGATGGTGTCCGGCAATGTCTCGGACCTTTATGTCGTGCGGCAATATATCGACGGGCAGCGCGGCTAAGCCCATGCCGCTCGACATTCCGGTGGCGGCGACGAGCTGGACGCCCTGCTACCGCATCATCCCCAGCCGCTTCCCGCCGATCGGCCTGTTCGAGAAGGTCGCCGATCCGGACGATCTCGAGGCGGTCTTCCAGATCGAGGCGATGACCAACGAT contains:
- a CDS encoding efflux RND transporter periplasmic adaptor subunit, encoding MRKSRVAAALGAILATGLVVLWVRGPEGGEQAAAPGPPMVLAASVVVQDHVPRSTYNGRLTAVETVELKPRVSGYIADVSVPEGQIVRRGQILFRLDNAPFAARHAAARAATREAEARLGLAQAEDVRARRLVAEGVAGRERSDVTTATLREREAQVASARAAERLAALDLRYAGVEAPIAGRVGQILVTRGNLVAGGETATPLTTIVSVDPLHVEFDVDEATYLRSLADRRGQGAEAKVGVRLEDGSTRMARLDFIGNRLDRATGTIRARAVLPNPGGRLAPGLFAEVDVATDKARSAILVSDIAIGVEQGRRFVLVLGAKNMTEYRPVTLGPIVDGLRVVETGLRPGDRVVVKGLAGPGMAVKPRIVSMPRGNGMQKTSVQREPAR
- the cueR gene encoding Cu(I)-responsive transcriptional regulator, with translation MNIGRAAKISGVSPKMIRYYEQTGLIPKAARQDSGYRDYDDADVHRLRFIRRARDLGFTVEQIGELLGLWSDRSRASADVKAFALEHIERLKEKMAEIEAMVRTLETLANHCHGDDRPDCPIIEGLAEEGDAMPRLQPREPRRFGRSGGQSARRHAAGSSNRTH
- a CDS encoding heavy metal translocating P-type ATPase produces the protein MSDVIELPRKSGRPVAEPERLSLAVAGMTCASCVGHVEKAIGKLPGVTGVAVNLATNRADVTFAGASDPGAVVQAVERAGYEVPEADVEIGVAGMTCASCVGHVEKALSKVPGVSSATVNLATEKASIRYRASIASLEDLEAAISAAGYEPRRVEGDSASPDQEASAREQELDSLRRSLFLAAVLALPVFILEMGSHLIPAVHDFVMGTIGMQTSWLIQFVLTTLVLFGPGLRFFQKGIPAILRGNPDMNSLVTLGTSAAWGYSLVATFAPGVLPSGTANIYYEAAAVIVALILLGRYLEAKAKGRTSEAIKRLVGLQAKTARVVRDGAALEVALADVRTGDIVQVRPGERVPVDGEVVEGSSWVDESMITGEPVPVAKSAGAGVVGGTINKTGAFTFRATKVGGDTVLAQIIRMVEQAQGSKLPIQAMVDKVTAWFVPAVMGIAGLTFLVWLIFGPDPALTFALVNAVAVLIIACPCAMGLATPTSIMVGTGRAAELGVLFRKGEALQTLRDVTVIALDKTGTLTKGHPELTDLEPAAGFGRDEVLALVASVESQSEHPIAEAIVAAANARGLDVPSPAAFEAIPGYGVSAKVGGREVQVGADRFMIRLGHDVSAFAAKASELGAMGRSPLYAAIDGKLAAVIAVADPVKDTTPEAIRALHALGLKVAMITGDNQATADAVARTLGIDEVVGEVLPDGKVDAMNRLRAGGRKVAFVGDGINDAPALAEADVGLAIGTGTDVAIESADVVLMSGDLRGVVNAIALSKATIRNIQQNLFWAFGYNAALIPVAAGALYPLNDTLLSPVFAAGAMALSSVFVLSNALRLKTFRPVIAADKGKEGEAA
- a CDS encoding heavy-metal-associated domain-containing protein, with the protein product MTIRFNIPGMTCGGCARSITKAIQGIDTAAKVEADIPERRVSVETSTDSASLIAAIREAGYEAQAA
- a CDS encoding EexN family lipoprotein; the encoded protein is MRHSAILSLGLILSACGQSEPRSTQYFEANIDEARKVVADCRAGSTRGDECTNADVAVQTVEGRERFKRFVGKD
- a CDS encoding DUF6771 family protein, whose protein sequence is MTDELTSIVLRAVERAPQWVRRALESKDHVARIQAEESLAAMIADALRKAESTPD
- a CDS encoding HEPN domain-containing protein, producing MRTDLDHLPPNKQRELERVKAIIFEEFEDAIALATMSWKKKGRIDKLILYGSYARGGWVDEPHTAKGYRSDFDLLIIVNDKRLTERVDFWLKLEDRLIRELAIDKTLHTPVNFIVHTLQEVNDGLAHGRYFFMDVAKDGIALYAYDDKELHKPKPKTPEQALAMAKEYFEEWIPGAAEFLEGYRFYVGRRSYKKAAFLLHQATESLYHGALLVCTFYTPYVHNLGFLRTQAERIDMRLVNVWPRETRADRARFEKLKEAYVKARYSKHYRITEEELLWLGGCVEELGRAVHAICSERIAELEEQCRPA
- a CDS encoding DUF2493 domain-containing protein, encoding MTDLSDLPERGEPHEPGASAYLLQEMQLYGHRPYEDEPDGRPLPDDRLAGGAVADIFDAMAGCLVDTRIEPDLEDLLWNIVNIFHRAGERIERDLDRNEQAQREQQREQDGSEIRSVELERKIAEGITLIERRDTMEFFRECAAEQFRLHVRKAWMPRTGSRAQHKTLTASMIDSRDFLDKRLREKAAALIPEGTRVAFSGGPACNDHQHIWAALDRIHARHPDMVLMHGATPTGAERAAACWADTRRVPQVAFRPDWNRHKKAAPFKRNDRMIDAMPAGLVVFSGTGIQDNLVDKARAFGIPVWDFRVPPAS
- a CDS encoding antitoxin Xre-like helix-turn-helix domain-containing protein, which gives rise to MATALAKTIDRKDLTGPALRTFFNIAEAWKLSESEQMAVLGLDSRSTLHNWKRGEVAALSKDALERISYVMGIYKGLQILVPQTADEWVRKPNKAKSFAGKSALDRMVSGNVSDLYVVRQYIDGQRG